From the genome of Pseudochaenichthys georgianus unplaced genomic scaffold, fPseGeo1.2 scaffold_1007_arrow_ctg1, whole genome shotgun sequence, one region includes:
- the LOC117440506 gene encoding tripartite motif-containing protein 16-like has protein sequence MAQRGVQLDRETFSCSICLDLLKDPVTIPCGHSYCMDCIKHHWDGELIHSCPQCRQSFTLRPVLLKSTMLAALVEELKKTGLQAAPADLCYAGAGDVACDVCTGRKLRACKSCLVCLVSYCEKHLQRHYDVAQLKKHKLVEPSKKLQENICSRHDEVKKLFCRTDQQSICSLCSVDEHKGHDTVSAAAERIERQRELEGSRLNIQQRIQDGEKEVKLLHREVKAVNGSTDKAVENSEKTFTELIRLVQKRSSDVKQQLRSQQEREVSRVRELQEKLEQEISELKRRDAELELLSHTEDHNQFLLSYPSSLPAPLSEATHSSSANIRPLSYFEDVTAALSAVRDKLQDVLREEWTHVSPTEVDVLLPAAEPTSRAGFLKYSQEVTLDPNTANTWLLLSEGSRKATFMGHQQSYSSHPDRFTDYYAQVLSRESLSGRCYWEVERRGGRVFVAVAYKNISRAGDESLFGLNDKSWSLECNQNSYSFRYNSIETPVSGPPSSRVGVYLDHRAGVLSFYSIVSETMTLLHRVQATFTQPLHAGVWLCETAEFCKLK, from the coding sequence ATGGCGCAGAGAGGAGTTCAGCTGGACCGGGAAACCTTCTCTTGTTCCATCTGTCTGGATCTACTGAAGGATCCGGTCACTATTCCCTGTGGACACAGCTACTGCATGGACTGTATCAAACACCACTGGGATGGAGAGCTAATCCACAGCTGCCCTCAGTGCAGGCAGAGCTTCACACTGAGGCCTGTCCTGCTGAAAAGCACCATGTTAGCAGCTTTAGTGGAGGAGCTGAAGAAGACTGGACTCCAAGCTGCTCCTGCTGATCTCTGCTATGCTGGAGCTGGAGATGTGGCCTGTGATGTCTGCACTGGGAGGAAGCTGAGAGCCTGTAAGTCCTGCCTCGTGTGTCTCGTATCTTACTGTGAGAAACACCTCCAGCGTCATTATGACGTAGCTCAATTAAAGAAACACAAGCTGGTGGAGCCCTCCAAGAAGCTCCAGGAGAACATCTGCTCTCGTCACGACGAGGTTAAGAAGCTGTTCTGCCGCACTGATCAGCAGAGTATCTGTTCTCTCTGCTCTGTGGACGAACACAAAGGCCACGACACGGTGTCAGCTGCAGCAGAGAGGattgagaggcagagagagctgGAGGGGAGTCGTCTCAACATCCAGCAGAGGATCCAGGACGGAGAGAAGGAGGTGAAGCTGCTTCACCGGGAGGTGAAGGCCGTCAACGGCTCCACTGATAAAGCAGTGgagaacagtgagaagacgTTCACTGAGCTGATCCGTCTCGTGCAGAAGAGAAGCTCTGATGTGAAGCAGCAGCTCAGATCCCAGCAGGAGAGAGAAGTGAGTCGAGTCAGAGAGCTCCAGGAGAAGCTGGAGCAGGAGATCTCTGAGCTGAAgaggagagacgctgagctggagCTGCTGTCTCACACAGAGGACCACAACCAGTTTCTGCTCAGCTACCCCTCCTCACTGCCAGCCCCCCTCAGTGAAGCTACACACTCCTCCAGCGCCAACATCCGTCCTCTGAGCTACTTTGAGGACGTGACGGCGGCCCTGTCAGCAGTCAGAGACAAACTACAGGACGTCCTGAGAGAGGAGTGGACACACGTCTCACCGACTGAAGTGGATGTTTTACTGCCAGCAGCAGAGCCCACCTCCAGAGCTGGGTTCTTAAAATATTCACAGGAAGTCACTCTGGATCCAAACACAGCAAATACATGGCTGTTATTATCTGAGGGGAGCAGAAAAGCAACATTCATGGGACACCAACAGTCTTATTCCAGTCACCCAGACAGATTCACTGATTATTATGCTCAGGTCCTGAGTAGAGAGAGTCTGAGTGGACGGTGTTACTGGGAGGTGGAGCGGAGAGGGGGAAGAGTTTTTGTAGCAGTCGCATACAAGAATATCAGCAGAGCAGGGGACGAAAGTCTATTTGGACTCAATGATAAATCTTGGTCCTTAGAGTGTAACCAAAACAGTTATTCATTTCGTTACAACAGTATCGAAACTCCCGTCTCAGGTCCTCCGTCCTCCAGAGTAGGAGTGTACCTGGATCACAGAGCAGGTGTTCTGTCCTTCTACAGCATCGTCTCTGAAACCAtgactctcctccacagagtGCAGGCCACGTTCACTCAGCCGCTACATGCTGGAGTTTGGCTTTGTGAAACAGCtgagttttgtaaactgaaatAG